A stretch of the Arthrobacter sp. PAMC 25486 genome encodes the following:
- a CDS encoding TetR/AcrR family transcriptional regulator translates to MSRTVMAPQQDRSRATRERLLESAVTLLSETGWNNTTVTTVAAHAGVSRGATQHHFPTRDDLFTAAIEHMTVARVHEVRTALAIHSGGRAPVREVLDSLVGLYTGPLFKAALQVWTAAAVDPVVREHIIPLEQTVAREAFRLASTLLNIDRENPRLRAIVAATLDLGRGLGLANILTDDAGRRTWVLDAWCTELEAIITAESPTP, encoded by the coding sequence GTGAGCAGAACAGTCATGGCACCCCAGCAGGACCGCAGCCGAGCCACGCGGGAACGGCTGCTGGAGAGTGCCGTGACCCTACTCTCGGAGACCGGCTGGAACAACACCACGGTCACCACGGTGGCCGCCCATGCGGGGGTTTCGCGCGGCGCCACGCAGCATCACTTCCCCACGCGGGACGACCTCTTCACAGCTGCCATCGAACACATGACCGTGGCCCGGGTCCACGAAGTCCGGACGGCACTTGCCATCCATTCGGGCGGGCGCGCCCCTGTGCGGGAGGTGCTGGATTCGCTGGTGGGCTTGTATACCGGCCCCCTGTTCAAGGCGGCCCTGCAGGTCTGGACGGCAGCCGCCGTCGACCCTGTTGTACGTGAGCACATCATCCCGCTGGAGCAGACCGTGGCAAGGGAGGCGTTCCGGCTCGCGTCAACGCTGCTGAACATCGATCGGGAGAATCCGCGGCTGCGCGCCATCGTGGCAGCCACCCTGGACCTTGGCCGCGGGCTTGGCCTGGCCAACATTTTGACGGACGACGCTGGCCGCCGTACCTGGGTGCTCGACGCCTGGTGCACGGAGCTTGAGGCAATCATCACCGCAGAATCCCCCACCCCCTAA
- a CDS encoding AI-2E family transporter, with amino-acid sequence MSTTGGTAASGTESSGNGSSGTKVLISLAAAVIVLWGLGRISSIVGPVFLALILTICVYPLKQRLMARGVPPVLATISTILAVYAMIGALVASLWVSAVQLTKLLPQFAPQIAELRDDLRVFLHDSLGIGDDQVRAIVNSIDLRVLLDTAYNLLGSAMNMGSATVFLLLLIMFMSIDATYFPTILAVVKEKRAPVVEALSNFAKLSRSFMIMTTIFGAIVAALNLALLLILGVPGAGLWALLAFVCGFIPFIGFWISLVPAAIMALLAGGLPTFIGVVAFYGVINSLIQSIIQPKFVSGSVNLNMTLTFLSVIFWSALLGPLGALMAVPLSLLARAILVDSHPESAWLKPFIGDVSESKAMLVAQRAEAKAAKGAKA; translated from the coding sequence ATGAGCACAACAGGCGGCACCGCAGCTTCAGGAACTGAGTCTTCCGGGAACGGTTCCTCCGGCACCAAGGTCCTGATCAGCCTGGCCGCCGCGGTCATTGTCCTTTGGGGACTGGGCAGGATTTCATCCATTGTGGGACCGGTCTTTTTGGCGCTGATCCTGACCATTTGCGTCTATCCGCTCAAGCAGCGCCTCATGGCACGCGGCGTCCCGCCGGTGCTGGCCACCATTTCAACGATTCTGGCTGTGTACGCCATGATTGGGGCGCTGGTGGCCTCCCTGTGGGTCTCCGCCGTCCAGCTCACCAAACTGCTGCCGCAATTTGCACCCCAAATAGCCGAACTCCGCGACGATCTACGGGTCTTCCTGCACGACTCCCTGGGGATCGGTGACGACCAGGTCCGCGCCATCGTCAATTCCATTGATTTGCGGGTCCTGCTCGACACCGCCTACAACCTGCTCGGCAGCGCCATGAACATGGGTTCCGCAACGGTGTTCTTGCTGCTATTGATCATGTTCATGAGCATCGACGCCACCTACTTCCCCACGATTCTGGCCGTCGTGAAAGAGAAGCGTGCGCCCGTCGTAGAAGCTCTGTCCAACTTCGCAAAACTCTCCCGTTCCTTCATGATCATGACCACGATCTTCGGCGCCATCGTGGCGGCGCTGAACCTGGCGCTCCTACTGATCCTGGGCGTTCCGGGCGCCGGACTGTGGGCGCTGCTGGCCTTCGTCTGCGGCTTCATCCCGTTCATCGGCTTCTGGATCTCCCTGGTCCCTGCCGCCATTATGGCCCTGCTGGCCGGCGGACTGCCCACCTTCATCGGCGTCGTGGCGTTCTACGGGGTCATCAATTCCCTGATCCAGTCGATCATCCAGCCCAAATTTGTCTCCGGCTCGGTCAATCTGAACATGACGCTGACATTCCTGTCAGTCATCTTCTGGTCCGCCCTGCTGGGTCCGCTCGGTGCCCTGATGGCCGTCCCTCTCTCACTGCTTGCCAGGGCAATACTCGTTGACTCACACCCGGAATCCGCATGGCTGAAACCGTTCATTGGCGACGTCAGCGAGTCCAAGGCAATGCTCGTGGCCCAGCGGGCGGAAGCCAAGGCGGCCAAGGGGGCCAAGGCCTGA
- the cls gene encoding cardiolipin synthase: MPAAFAIHDRTRERKYMMIDPETWAWILLAGHLILGAVAVAYISARRRPATAIAWMLTIIFIPYVGLVAFMLVGFSRLPKARRDKQKLVNELFLERTEGFDQFSHKEDWPKGLPGMVTLNSALGALPMVGGNDVELLPDYHGSIAAMAAEIDRAEKYVHVEFYILVHDGATRPFFDALARAAARGVTVRVMSDHLASLMNPGRKETLSRLAGMGAEYHAMLPLRPWQGHWQRIDLRNHRKLLVVDGQVGFTGSQNLVHESYNKKKNIARGLRWHELMMRIHGPAVRELDAVFVTDWFSETDELLVLDTSPVVLDPAPHRVDAQVVPSGPSFENDNNLKLFVAMIHQATERVSITSPYFVPEDSVLMAIITAAGRGLSVELFVSEIGDQAMVYHAQRSYYEALLRAGVKIYLYKAPEVLHAKHFSIDSDVAVIGSSNMDVRSFSLNMEISVLIHSRAFVVQLRGIEDGYRANSRELELADWVKRPVWEKFWDSAARLTSNLQ, from the coding sequence GTGCCCGCCGCCTTTGCCATCCATGACCGGACCAGAGAGCGGAAATACATGATGATCGATCCGGAGACGTGGGCCTGGATCCTCCTGGCGGGACACCTCATTTTGGGCGCCGTTGCCGTTGCCTACATTTCGGCCCGACGCCGCCCGGCCACGGCCATCGCCTGGATGCTCACCATCATTTTTATCCCCTACGTTGGCCTGGTCGCGTTCATGCTGGTTGGCTTTTCACGGCTGCCCAAGGCGCGAAGGGACAAGCAAAAACTTGTCAATGAGCTGTTCCTGGAACGCACCGAGGGGTTCGACCAGTTCAGCCACAAGGAAGACTGGCCCAAAGGCCTGCCGGGCATGGTGACCCTCAACAGCGCGCTCGGTGCGCTGCCCATGGTGGGAGGCAACGACGTCGAACTTCTCCCGGACTACCACGGTTCCATCGCGGCGATGGCGGCGGAGATTGACCGGGCCGAGAAATACGTGCACGTGGAGTTTTACATCCTGGTGCACGACGGCGCCACGCGGCCGTTCTTTGACGCGCTGGCCCGGGCTGCGGCCAGGGGAGTGACGGTGCGGGTGATGAGCGACCACCTGGCCTCGCTCATGAACCCGGGGCGCAAGGAAACCCTGTCCCGGCTGGCAGGGATGGGCGCCGAATACCACGCCATGCTGCCGCTGCGCCCGTGGCAGGGGCACTGGCAGCGGATCGACCTGCGCAACCACCGCAAGCTGTTGGTGGTGGACGGGCAGGTGGGGTTCACGGGCTCGCAAAACCTGGTGCACGAGAGCTACAACAAGAAGAAAAACATTGCCCGCGGGCTGCGCTGGCATGAGCTCATGATGCGCATCCATGGGCCCGCCGTGCGGGAACTGGACGCCGTTTTCGTCACCGACTGGTTCAGCGAGACGGATGAACTGCTGGTGCTGGACACCTCGCCCGTGGTGCTGGATCCGGCCCCGCACCGCGTCGATGCGCAGGTTGTGCCGAGCGGGCCCAGCTTTGAAAATGACAACAACCTGAAGTTGTTTGTGGCGATGATCCACCAGGCGACGGAGCGGGTCAGTATTACCAGCCCGTACTTTGTGCCGGAGGACTCGGTGCTCATGGCGATTATCACGGCTGCCGGGCGGGGGCTGTCGGTGGAGCTGTTTGTGTCTGAGATTGGCGACCAGGCCATGGTCTACCACGCCCAACGCTCCTATTACGAGGCGCTGCTGCGGGCGGGCGTGAAGATCTATTTGTACAAGGCGCCAGAGGTGCTGCATGCCAAACACTTCAGCATCGACTCCGATGTGGCAGTGATCGGCTCCTCCAACATGGACGTGCGGTCGTTCTCGCTGAATATGGAGATCTCGGTGCTCATCCACAGCCGGGCCTTTGTGGTGCAGCTGCGGGGGATCGAGGACGGCTACCGGGCCAACAGCCGCGAGCTGGAACTGGCCGACTGGGTCAAGCGTCCCGTCTGGGAGAAGTTCTGGGACAGCGCGGCCAGGCTGACCTCGAACCTCCAATAG
- a CDS encoding AbgT family transporter yields the protein MASKEAALKPQKKSVLEKFLTGVEVVGDKVPHPAVIFLILIGIVMVLSVAFSWAGASATFQSANIVTGEIDDVTTKVRSLLDADGIRFLFTSMVTNFTNFGVVGVILVAMLGVGLAEEAGLISALIRKLVLVTHPSMITFVIVILGVISSIATDAGYMVLIPLGAAIYHSLGRHPLAGLAAAFSGVAAGFGVNILITPLDGMLTEVTNEAIHMMDPARNLDVTANLYFSIASTVLVAIICTILTDKFVEPRLGVYEGPSAGHEDGALNKEEKKGLLWALYTAVGIAAVVLVLSLPSWGPLRNPETGSLIVAAPLMDSIIFLVMIVFLGCGIAYGLGAGTIKNSMDIINPIVKTFANLAGLIFLLLVIAQFIAYFAYTNLATVGAVGMADWLETSGFGPIPLLIGFVIVALIIDILMPGGLPAWAILAPIFVPLFMRLGIEPEAVLAAYRVGDSPMNIVTPLMPYFAMIVVFAQKYRPKSGVGTIVAMMLPYTVVLIVVWTAFLILWFVTGIPWGPAS from the coding sequence ATGGCTAGTAAAGAGGCGGCGCTCAAGCCGCAAAAGAAGTCGGTGCTTGAGAAGTTCCTGACGGGTGTTGAGGTGGTGGGGGACAAGGTTCCGCACCCCGCAGTCATCTTCCTGATTCTTATCGGGATCGTCATGGTGCTGTCCGTCGCCTTCTCTTGGGCAGGCGCCAGCGCAACGTTCCAAAGCGCCAACATTGTCACGGGCGAGATCGACGATGTCACCACCAAGGTGCGCAGCCTCCTCGACGCCGACGGCATCCGCTTCCTCTTTACCTCCATGGTCACCAACTTCACCAACTTTGGCGTGGTGGGGGTCATCCTCGTCGCCATGCTCGGTGTGGGCCTGGCCGAGGAAGCAGGGCTGATCTCCGCCCTGATCCGTAAGCTGGTCCTGGTCACGCATCCCAGCATGATCACCTTCGTGATCGTGATCCTGGGTGTCATCTCCAGCATCGCCACCGACGCCGGCTACATGGTCCTGATCCCGCTTGGCGCAGCCATTTACCACTCCCTGGGAAGGCACCCGCTGGCCGGCCTGGCCGCAGCCTTCTCAGGTGTGGCGGCAGGCTTTGGCGTCAACATCCTGATCACCCCGCTGGACGGCATGCTCACCGAGGTCACCAACGAGGCGATCCACATGATGGATCCGGCCCGGAACCTCGACGTGACGGCCAACCTGTACTTCAGCATCGCCTCCACGGTCCTCGTAGCCATCATCTGCACCATCCTGACGGACAAGTTCGTCGAACCCCGCCTGGGCGTCTACGAAGGCCCATCAGCCGGGCACGAGGACGGCGCATTGAACAAGGAGGAAAAGAAGGGCCTGCTGTGGGCTCTCTACACGGCGGTGGGGATTGCCGCCGTCGTGCTTGTCCTCTCGCTGCCCTCCTGGGGTCCCCTGCGCAACCCGGAAACGGGCTCGCTCATTGTGGCCGCCCCGCTGATGGACAGCATCATCTTCCTGGTTATGATCGTGTTCCTTGGCTGCGGCATCGCCTACGGGCTGGGCGCCGGCACCATCAAGAACAGCATGGACATCATCAACCCCATTGTGAAGACGTTCGCCAACCTGGCCGGGCTGATCTTCCTGCTGCTGGTCATCGCCCAGTTCATCGCCTACTTCGCCTACACCAATCTGGCCACTGTGGGTGCCGTGGGCATGGCCGACTGGCTGGAAACCTCCGGCTTCGGACCCATCCCGCTGCTGATCGGCTTCGTCATTGTCGCCCTCATCATCGACATCCTGATGCCCGGCGGACTGCCGGCCTGGGCCATCCTGGCCCCGATCTTCGTGCCCCTGTTCATGCGCCTTGGCATCGAGCCGGAGGCAGTTCTCGCCGCCTATCGCGTGGGGGACTCACCTATGAACATCGTCACCCCGCTCATGCCGTACTTTGCCATGATCGTGGTCTTCGCCCAGAAATACCGCCCCAAGTCGGGCGTGGGCACCATCGTGGCCATGATGCTGCCGTACACGGTGGTCTTGATTGTTGTGTGGACGGCTTTCCTGATCCTCTGGTTCGTCACCGGCATCCCGTGGGGCCCGGCTTCCTAG
- a CDS encoding M17 family metallopeptidase — MAHSPNKLIPESYDPAPSLQLDPTVSAATTLGGAATAVGYYVSTEGDVPTELGLGRDALAAAGFTGAAGQALLLPREGTTAVLAVGAGSGAARTVDELRDGAAAFAAAAARHVNLALVLPDGHGVDGALAAQASVEGALLARYRFNALKNKPTSLAVESLEIVGAGVGAESGAARGKVLARSAALARDLANNPPGHLTATEYADFAAEQGPGFGLSVETYGLAALIEMGCGGLLGVNVGSFEEPRLIVLRYVPDGEPTANLALVGKGIMYDSGGISLKPSDPMHLAMKMDMAGSAAVLAAMTGLRDLGATAAVSAWLVCTDNMPSGTATKLGDVLKARNGTTVEVKNTDAEGRLVMMDALSLAMEESPDAIVDAATLTGAAMAALGTLVGAVIGNDQPLVEQIKTAGGVSGESIWQLPLETRYRKQLDSDIADISNMGGPTAGAITAALFLSEFVKGTPWAHLDIAGTMKSDSDESWRPSGATGYGTRLLSEFIVNYAKP, encoded by the coding sequence ATGGCACATTCACCCAACAAGCTCATCCCGGAATCCTACGATCCGGCACCATCCCTGCAGCTGGATCCCACCGTTTCCGCCGCGACGACGCTGGGAGGGGCGGCCACCGCCGTCGGATATTACGTGTCCACTGAAGGGGACGTCCCGACCGAACTGGGTCTGGGCCGAGATGCCCTGGCTGCCGCCGGATTTACCGGCGCTGCCGGCCAGGCATTGCTGCTGCCCCGTGAAGGCACGACGGCGGTACTCGCCGTGGGCGCCGGCAGCGGTGCCGCCCGCACCGTGGATGAGTTGCGGGACGGCGCTGCCGCGTTTGCCGCGGCCGCCGCCCGCCATGTGAACCTGGCGCTGGTGCTCCCGGACGGGCACGGCGTTGATGGTGCGCTGGCCGCCCAGGCCTCGGTGGAGGGTGCGCTGTTGGCCCGGTACCGCTTCAATGCCCTGAAAAACAAGCCCACGTCCCTTGCGGTCGAAAGCCTTGAAATTGTAGGTGCGGGTGTTGGTGCCGAGTCAGGCGCCGCCCGTGGCAAGGTCCTGGCCCGCTCGGCCGCACTGGCCCGCGACCTCGCCAACAACCCTCCCGGCCATCTCACGGCCACGGAGTACGCCGACTTTGCGGCCGAACAGGGGCCCGGATTCGGGCTCAGCGTGGAAACGTACGGCTTGGCAGCGCTCATTGAGATGGGCTGCGGCGGGCTGCTGGGCGTCAATGTCGGCAGCTTCGAGGAGCCGCGCCTGATCGTGCTGCGCTATGTGCCCGACGGCGAACCCACGGCGAACCTGGCGTTGGTGGGCAAGGGCATCATGTACGATTCCGGCGGCATCAGCCTCAAGCCTTCCGACCCCATGCACCTGGCCATGAAGATGGACATGGCGGGCTCCGCAGCAGTGCTGGCCGCCATGACCGGCCTGCGGGACCTGGGCGCCACGGCAGCGGTCAGTGCCTGGCTGGTCTGCACCGACAACATGCCCTCCGGCACGGCCACGAAGCTTGGCGACGTGCTCAAGGCCCGCAACGGCACCACGGTTGAGGTCAAGAACACCGACGCCGAGGGCCGCCTGGTCATGATGGACGCACTGTCCCTGGCCATGGAGGAAAGCCCCGACGCCATTGTTGACGCCGCCACGCTCACGGGCGCCGCCATGGCCGCCCTCGGCACCCTGGTCGGGGCCGTGATCGGCAACGACCAGCCCCTGGTGGAGCAGATCAAGACGGCCGGTGGCGTTTCGGGCGAGTCCATCTGGCAGCTGCCGCTGGAAACCCGCTACCGCAAGCAACTGGACTCGGATATCGCCGACATCTCCAACATGGGCGGACCCACGGCCGGCGCCATCACGGCGGCGCTTTTCCTCTCGGAGTTTGTCAAGGGCACCCCGTGGGCGCACCTGGACATTGCCGGCACCATGAAGAGCGACTCCGACGAGTCCTGGCGTCCCAGCGGCGCCACCGGCTACGGGACTCGGCTGCTGAGCGAATTCATCGTCAATTACGCCAAGCCGTAG